The following proteins come from a genomic window of ANME-2 cluster archaeon:
- a CDS encoding HAD-IA family hydrolase: protein MSIKAVMFDLDNTLLDFSEMKRMAVNMAIRAMIDQGLDMDPKEAFESIFQTYWEVGIESDNAFSEFLKRRFGQVDERILAAGVNAYLRTKPSFLEPYPNVVPTLIKLIKHGLVIGIVTDAPRLKGWQRLCAVRLQHFFDHVITRDDSGAPKRGGLPFGYALKQLQLEPQEVLFVGDSVERDIIGAKAAGMVTALAAYGTKDTPGDIEAAGPDHILSDFKELLVIIGPPFFNIQ from the coding sequence ATGTCAATCAAGGCTGTCATGTTCGACCTGGATAATACGCTGCTGGACTTCTCAGAAATGAAACGCATGGCAGTGAACATGGCCATACGTGCCATGATAGACCAGGGACTGGATATGGACCCCAAAGAGGCATTTGAGAGCATATTCCAGACCTACTGGGAAGTGGGTATCGAATCTGACAATGCGTTCAGTGAATTCCTGAAACGCAGGTTCGGCCAGGTTGACGAACGTATCCTTGCAGCAGGTGTGAACGCGTACCTGCGCACCAAACCTTCGTTCCTTGAACCGTACCCCAATGTGGTCCCGACCCTTATCAAACTCATCAAACACGGCCTGGTCATAGGCATTGTTACCGATGCTCCAAGGCTTAAAGGCTGGCAGCGGCTGTGTGCTGTGAGGCTGCAGCATTTCTTTGACCACGTGATCACCAGGGATGACAGCGGTGCACCAAAACGAGGTGGGCTTCCGTTCGGGTATGCACTCAAGCAGCTGCAACTTGAGCCACAGGAGGTACTGTTCGTAGGTGATAGTGTGGAGCGGGATATCATAGGTGCCAAGGCGGCAGGTATGGTGACTGCACTGGCAGCCTATGGTACCAAGGATACACCTGGAGATATCGAAGCGGCCGGACCAGACCATATCCTGTCAGATTTCAAGGAATTACTGGTCATCATCGGACCGCCTTTTTTTAATATTCAATAA
- the nadC gene encoding carboxylating nicotinate-nucleotide diphosphorylase, translated as MLITELERFIHEDVGDDDTSCSIVPEVWVHARIITNEKGVIAGLEECRQVIDYFGLEFESGFDDGDAINPGDVVADVWGMAPDVLRAERLSLNFLCRMSGIATVTARCVADAGGVRVACTRKTTPGFRMFEKKAVRLGGGDTHRFNLSDAVMIKDNHIAIMGIENAIRAARKEASFTKKIEVEVTSADEMLAAAKAGADIIMFDNMLPGEIQQCIRTLEDATLREGLILEASGGINPGNINEYASTGVSVVSMGSLIHSSHWLDMSLDIL; from the coding sequence TTGCTGATTACTGAACTGGAACGCTTCATCCATGAAGATGTGGGAGATGATGATACTTCATGCTCCATTGTACCTGAGGTATGGGTGCATGCCAGGATAATCACCAATGAAAAAGGAGTAATTGCCGGACTGGAAGAGTGCAGGCAGGTAATTGATTACTTCGGATTGGAATTCGAATCGGGTTTTGATGACGGGGATGCTATCAATCCGGGGGATGTGGTTGCGGATGTATGGGGTATGGCCCCTGATGTATTGAGGGCTGAGCGGTTAAGCCTGAATTTCCTGTGCAGGATGAGCGGGATTGCCACAGTGACCGCCCGCTGCGTGGCCGATGCCGGTGGAGTAAGGGTCGCATGTACCCGAAAGACCACACCGGGTTTCCGTATGTTCGAGAAAAAAGCGGTCAGGCTGGGCGGCGGGGATACGCACAGGTTCAACCTTTCCGATGCGGTGATGATAAAGGATAACCACATCGCCATAATGGGTATTGAAAATGCTATCCGGGCTGCCAGGAAAGAGGCCAGTTTCACCAAAAAGATAGAGGTAGAGGTAACAAGCGCTGATGAAATGCTGGCTGCGGCAAAGGCCGGTGCCGATATTATTATGTTTGATAACATGCTGCCCGGTGAGATACAGCAGTGCATCCGGACCCTCGAGGATGCAACACTCCGGGAAGGATTAATACTGGAAGCGTCAGGTGGTATCAATCCTGGTAATATCAACGAATATGCCAGTACCGGAGTGTCTGTGGTCTCAATGGGTTCGCTTATTCATTCCTCTCACTGGCTGGATATGAGCCTGGATATCCTGTAA